The proteins below are encoded in one region of Streptomyces ficellus:
- a CDS encoding ABC transporter ATP-binding protein: MASVTFDKATRIYPGGTKPAVDQLEIEIADGEFLVLVGPSGCGKSTSLRMLAGLEDVNGGAIRIGDRDVTHLPPKDRDIAMVFQNYALYPHMTVADNMGFALKIAGVNKAEIRKKVEEAAKILDLTEYLDRKPKALSGGQRQRVAMGRAIVREPQVFLMDEPLSNLDAKLRVSTRTQIASLQRRLGITTVYVTHDQVEALTMGDRVAVLKDGLLQQVDTPRNMYDRPANLFVAGFIGSPAMNLVEVPITDGGVKFGNSVVPVSREALSAAAGKGDTTVTVGVRPEHFDVAGAESDQGLAVSVNVVEELGADGYVYGSTRVGGEDKDLVVRVGGRAIPDKGSVLHVVPRPDEIHVFSTSTGERLTG; this comes from the coding sequence ATGGCTTCTGTCACGTTCGACAAGGCGACCCGGATCTACCCCGGGGGCACCAAGCCCGCCGTCGACCAGCTGGAGATCGAGATCGCCGACGGCGAGTTCCTCGTTCTCGTCGGCCCGTCCGGCTGCGGCAAGTCGACCTCGCTGCGCATGCTCGCCGGGCTGGAGGACGTCAACGGCGGCGCCATCCGGATCGGTGACCGTGACGTCACGCACCTGCCGCCGAAGGACCGGGACATCGCCATGGTGTTCCAGAACTACGCGCTGTACCCGCACATGACCGTCGCCGACAACATGGGCTTCGCGCTCAAGATCGCCGGGGTCAACAAGGCGGAGATCCGCAAGAAGGTCGAGGAGGCGGCGAAGATCCTCGACCTCACCGAGTACCTGGACCGCAAGCCGAAGGCGCTCTCCGGCGGTCAGCGCCAGCGGGTGGCGATGGGCCGTGCCATCGTGCGCGAGCCGCAGGTGTTCCTGATGGACGAGCCGCTGTCGAACCTCGATGCCAAGCTGCGTGTCTCCACCCGTACGCAGATCGCGAGCCTCCAGCGCCGCCTCGGCATCACCACCGTGTACGTCACGCACGACCAGGTCGAGGCCCTCACCATGGGCGACCGGGTCGCGGTCCTCAAGGACGGTCTGCTCCAGCAGGTCGACACGCCGCGCAACATGTACGACCGCCCGGCCAACCTGTTCGTCGCCGGCTTCATCGGCTCCCCCGCCATGAACCTGGTGGAGGTGCCGATCACCGACGGCGGCGTGAAGTTCGGCAACAGCGTGGTGCCCGTGTCGCGCGAGGCGCTGTCCGCCGCGGCCGGCAAGGGCGACACCACGGTGACGGTCGGCGTCCGGCCCGAGCACTTCGACGTGGCGGGCGCGGAGAGCGACCAGGGGCTGGCCGTGTCGGTCAACGTCGTCGAGGAGCTCGGCGCCGACGGGTACGTGTACGGCTCCACGCGCGTCGGCGGCGAGGACAAGGACTTGGTGGTCCGCGTCGGCGGGCGCGCCATCCCGGACAAGGGCTCCGTGCTGCACGTCGTACCGCGCCCGGACGAGATCCACGTGTTCTCCACCTCCACGGGCGAGCGCCTCACCGGCTGA
- a CDS encoding tyrosine-type recombinase/integrase, translating into MAVQRKRNPNGAGTITKRKDGRYQAAVYVLQPDGTRARKFAYGKTWAECDTKRRELLDKVDQGVPVPTRSAKLAEWLPYWLDNIVKPRRKLSTYEKYEAHVRLHLSPMLGTKRLETLGVADVRRFLTTLEKKTTAATAKESHRVLRSALSSACREELITRNVAKLVEPPRPTPRDLRPWSLDETLTFLAAARKDPLYAAFVLAITMGLRRGEVVGLRWSDIDLDNRVLVVRQQLQRRRGVLYNDETKGRRSRALPLPVLCVAPLRWHRMRQEAMRVSAGKDWQDTGYVFTTRSGRPIEPRNLHRSFVRVSAAAGLRPIRLHDARHGCATLLTAAGVAPRVVMEILGHSQISLTMDVYTHVVQDTQREAISHMDRLLKRRPARE; encoded by the coding sequence ATGGCCGTACAGCGCAAGCGCAACCCGAACGGCGCGGGCACCATCACCAAGCGCAAGGACGGCCGCTACCAGGCCGCCGTCTACGTCCTCCAGCCCGACGGCACCCGCGCCCGCAAGTTCGCCTACGGCAAGACTTGGGCCGAGTGCGACACCAAGCGCCGCGAACTCCTCGACAAGGTGGACCAAGGCGTGCCCGTGCCCACTCGCTCGGCCAAGCTCGCGGAGTGGCTACCGTACTGGCTGGACAACATCGTCAAGCCCCGGCGCAAGCTCAGCACGTACGAGAAGTACGAGGCACACGTCCGCCTCCACCTCTCCCCCATGCTGGGCACCAAGCGGCTCGAAACCCTTGGCGTCGCCGACGTGCGCCGCTTCCTGACCACGCTGGAGAAGAAGACCACCGCCGCCACCGCGAAGGAGTCGCACCGCGTCCTGCGCTCCGCGCTCTCCTCCGCCTGCCGCGAGGAGCTGATCACGCGCAACGTGGCCAAGCTGGTGGAGCCGCCGCGCCCCACGCCCCGGGACCTGCGCCCGTGGTCCCTGGACGAGACGCTGACGTTCCTGGCCGCCGCCCGGAAGGATCCGCTCTACGCGGCCTTCGTGCTCGCCATCACGATGGGCCTGCGCCGGGGTGAGGTCGTCGGGCTCCGCTGGTCGGACATCGACCTGGACAACCGCGTCCTGGTCGTGCGCCAGCAGCTGCAGCGACGGCGCGGCGTGCTCTACAACGACGAGACGAAGGGCCGCCGCTCTCGCGCCCTGCCGCTGCCCGTACTGTGCGTCGCGCCGCTCCGGTGGCACCGGATGCGCCAGGAGGCCATGCGCGTGAGCGCCGGTAAGGACTGGCAGGACACCGGCTACGTCTTCACCACTCGCTCGGGCCGTCCCATCGAGCCGCGCAACCTGCACCGCTCCTTCGTTCGGGTCTCCGCCGCCGCCGGCCTCCGCCCCATCCGCCTCCACGACGCCCGGCATGGCTGCGCCACGCTCCTCACGGCGGCCGGGGTCGCACCCCGCGTCGTGATGGAGATCCTGGGCCACAGCCAGATCAGCCTGACGATGGACGTCTACACGCATGTGGTGCAGGACACGCAGCGCGAGGCGATCAGTCACATGGACCGGCTGCTCAAGAGGCGGCCCGCCCGCGAGTGA
- a CDS encoding helix-turn-helix domain-containing protein, which translates to MTTATAELLTVPEVMARLKLGRSKVYDLIRSRRLTSIKIDGCRRVPADAVRDFILGQIEEAA; encoded by the coding sequence ATGACGACCGCAACCGCTGAGCTGCTGACCGTGCCGGAGGTCATGGCGCGGCTCAAGCTGGGACGCTCCAAGGTCTACGACCTGATCCGCTCGCGTCGCCTGACCTCCATCAAGATCGACGGCTGCCGCCGAGTCCCCGCTGACGCGGTCCGGGACTTCATCCTCGGTCAGATCGAGGAGGCCGCCTGA
- the repSA gene encoding replication initiator protein RepSA — MTDTATFAGLDPVTFGDLLRVAGSPGFDRWQDQIRRTGGCANPIHLTGWTITKEKATGEVLHRYSTEDEPGGRLRLACGNRRASRCPACAWMYAADTYHLIRAGLAGDQDKDVPATVRDHPRVFATLTAPSFGPVHNRPDTGRCRCGTQHQADDHALGTPLNPDTYDYAAAVLFNNYAGALWQRFTNRLRREIAARAGLTQRELKEAARVSYGKVAEFQKRGAVHFHAVIRLDGPDGPEDPPPAWATGQLLTDAIRAAVAHPYTTVTVPAAADQPARTLRWGTQLDIRPIRAFEAGTDITEQAVASYVAKYATKAAETTGTLDRRIGELAELDRHQVPQHAQRLIRACKQLDPVYPDRRLWAWAHMLGFRGHFSTKSRRYSTTLGALRQIRADYRAAQQREALGLPDLEHDQDDTVLVLADWQYAGHGHTPGESVLAASIARDLQLNRETAREALHDVQLALEGAAA, encoded by the coding sequence GTGACCGACACCGCGACGTTCGCGGGCCTGGACCCGGTCACCTTCGGCGATCTGCTGCGGGTGGCCGGGTCACCGGGCTTCGACCGCTGGCAGGACCAGATCCGCCGCACCGGGGGCTGCGCCAATCCGATCCACCTCACCGGCTGGACCATCACCAAGGAGAAAGCCACCGGCGAGGTCCTGCACCGCTACTCCACCGAGGACGAACCCGGGGGGCGCCTCCGCCTGGCCTGCGGCAACCGCCGCGCCTCCCGCTGCCCCGCCTGCGCCTGGATGTACGCCGCCGACACCTACCACCTGATCCGCGCCGGACTCGCGGGCGACCAGGACAAGGACGTCCCCGCCACCGTCCGCGATCACCCGCGCGTCTTCGCCACCCTCACCGCCCCCAGCTTCGGCCCAGTACACAACCGCCCCGACACCGGCCGCTGCCGCTGCGGCACCCAGCACCAGGCCGACGACCACGCACTCGGCACCCCGCTGAACCCGGACACCTACGACTACGCCGCCGCCGTGCTGTTCAACAACTACGCGGGTGCCCTGTGGCAGCGGTTCACCAACCGGCTCCGCCGCGAGATCGCCGCCCGCGCCGGGCTCACCCAACGGGAGCTGAAGGAAGCCGCCCGCGTCTCGTACGGCAAGGTCGCCGAGTTCCAGAAGCGCGGTGCCGTCCACTTCCACGCCGTCATCCGCCTCGACGGACCGGACGGCCCCGAGGACCCGCCGCCCGCCTGGGCCACCGGGCAGCTCCTCACCGACGCCATCCGCGCCGCCGTCGCCCACCCCTACACGACCGTCACCGTCCCGGCCGCCGCCGACCAACCCGCCCGCACCCTGCGCTGGGGCACCCAGCTCGACATCCGGCCCATCCGCGCCTTCGAGGCCGGCACCGACATCACCGAACAAGCCGTCGCCTCCTACGTCGCCAAGTACGCCACCAAAGCCGCCGAAACGACCGGCACCCTGGACCGCCGCATCGGCGAACTCGCCGAACTCGACCGCCACCAGGTCCCCCAGCACGCCCAGCGCCTCATCCGGGCCTGCAAGCAACTCGACCCCGTCTACCCCGACCGCCGCCTATGGGCCTGGGCGCACATGCTCGGCTTCCGCGGCCACTTCTCCACCAAGTCGCGCCGCTACTCCACCACCCTCGGCGCACTCCGCCAGATCCGCGCCGACTACCGCGCCGCCCAACAACGCGAAGCCCTCGGCCTGCCCGACCTCGAGCACGACCAGGACGACACCGTCCTCGTCCTCGCCGACTGGCAGTACGCCGGACACGGCCACACCCCCGGCGAATCAGTCCTCGCGGCCTCCATCGCCCGAGACCTCCAGCTCAACCGCGAAACCGCCCGCGAAGCCCTGCACGACGTCCAACTGGCCCTGGAAGGAGCCGCCGCATGA
- a CDS encoding GGDEF domain-containing protein, translating to MDTQALALSLPLLGWAAHSGYLAHRLATARRDPLTGLRTRAGWTARAERLIRRHPDALVLLLDVDDFKTLNDTHGHAAGDAALTATAARLTVWCGRDGIAGRLGGDEFVAVAHSKTARDIDGLVDFLQEPLAYAGKSIPMYVSVGASRVEDLPVRSLSDALSAADAHMYEIKGKTGRRGSRSLAP from the coding sequence GTGGACACGCAAGCGCTCGCCTTATCCCTGCCCCTGCTCGGCTGGGCCGCCCACTCCGGGTACCTCGCCCACCGGCTGGCCACCGCCCGCCGCGACCCGCTCACCGGCCTCCGCACCCGCGCCGGATGGACCGCTCGGGCCGAACGCCTCATCCGCCGGCACCCCGACGCCCTGGTCCTCCTCCTGGACGTCGACGACTTCAAGACCCTCAACGACACCCACGGCCACGCCGCCGGGGATGCCGCGCTCACCGCCACCGCCGCACGCCTGACCGTCTGGTGCGGCCGGGACGGCATCGCGGGCCGACTGGGCGGCGACGAGTTCGTGGCCGTGGCCCACTCCAAGACCGCACGCGACATCGACGGCCTCGTGGACTTCCTCCAGGAGCCGCTGGCTTACGCCGGTAAGAGCATCCCGATGTACGTCTCCGTGGGCGCCTCCCGCGTCGAGGACCTGCCGGTTCGCAGCCTCTCCGACGCGCTCTCGGCCGCCGACGCCCACATGTACGAGATCAAGGGAAAGACCGGTCGCCGGGGCTCTCGCTCCCTCGCGCCCTGA
- a CDS encoding SpdD protein, translated as MFKPKYPPSDTHQAITPHSAPAPVVPTHQAQPGLVQRVGANPTAAVVGVVAVGAVLVSTLLAVAITGIALSISGVVLLLLVRLLRQELNR; from the coding sequence GTGTTCAAGCCCAAGTACCCGCCGTCCGACACCCACCAGGCCATCACGCCCCACAGCGCCCCGGCCCCCGTCGTACCGACGCACCAGGCCCAGCCCGGCCTCGTCCAGAGGGTCGGGGCCAACCCCACGGCGGCCGTGGTCGGCGTCGTCGCGGTCGGAGCCGTGCTCGTCTCCACGCTCCTGGCCGTGGCCATCACCGGTATCGCGCTCTCGATCAGCGGCGTGGTGCTCCTGCTCCTGGTCCGCCTGCTCCGCCAGGAACTCAACCGCTGA
- a CDS encoding mobile element transfer protein: protein MARNRFWDMDRIGPVQIGTHHDRNGREAHAAACTAPGCDWSADYLSRAAAELAARTHRCNPR, encoded by the coding sequence ATGGCCCGCAACCGCTTCTGGGACATGGACCGCATCGGCCCCGTCCAGATCGGCACCCACCACGACCGCAACGGACGCGAAGCGCACGCCGCCGCCTGCACCGCGCCCGGCTGCGACTGGTCGGCCGACTACTTGAGCCGCGCCGCCGCCGAACTCGCTGCTCGCACCCACCGCTGCAACCCCCGCTGA
- a CDS encoding DUF2637 domain-containing protein, producing MRSSLRLDAVLVQAVIAGALSFSHLHDLAAAAGQNGWKAWAYPISVDLLLVAAWRQLRALRGTDAPRRSAWTWFAVALAASLGANVATAGLLDLNDVPDWLRILVAGWPALAFLGGTLLVHTPAPEHHEPTPVEAEETEPVREEVTEPEPTPALPPAAPNVPPALIAHARKLADAHQASTGQPIDADTLRARLGVPAPMADAIAAQLT from the coding sequence ATGCGCTCGTCCCTGCGGCTCGACGCCGTACTCGTACAAGCCGTCATCGCCGGTGCCCTGTCCTTCTCCCACCTTCACGACTTAGCGGCCGCCGCTGGGCAGAACGGCTGGAAGGCATGGGCCTACCCGATCTCCGTGGACCTGCTGCTCGTCGCCGCCTGGCGTCAGCTTCGGGCACTGCGCGGAACCGACGCTCCACGGCGCTCGGCCTGGACCTGGTTCGCGGTAGCGCTCGCCGCCTCGCTCGGAGCGAACGTCGCCACGGCCGGACTGCTCGACCTGAACGACGTTCCGGACTGGCTGCGCATCCTCGTCGCCGGGTGGCCGGCGCTCGCCTTCCTCGGCGGCACCCTCCTGGTCCACACCCCGGCTCCCGAGCACCACGAGCCGACGCCGGTGGAGGCGGAAGAGACCGAGCCGGTACGCGAAGAGGTCACCGAGCCGGAGCCCACGCCCGCGCTGCCTCCCGCCGCTCCGAACGTCCCGCCCGCCCTGATCGCCCACGCCCGCAAGCTCGCCGACGCCCACCAGGCGTCGACCGGCCAGCCCATCGACGCCGACACCCTGCGCGCCCGGCTCGGCGTCCCCGCCCCGATGGCCGACGCCATCGCCGCCCAGCTCACCTGA
- a CDS encoding FtsK/SpoIIIE domain-containing protein, with protein MTGGQITALIGLALVVAGLVLLRWQRPAWYWVAFAAPAKLVRIVATYRSVMEACGLTEPPSRIRLAIAAATNRTATRMVPRLTRFRITANGMVLRIRLRPGQEVRDFQTATERLRHSWRAHGVHIKALKPGWLQIRIIGYDVLRRVVMPRTAVPDLLAVPVALRADGGVQIRDFRTIAHELVIGATESGKSVYLRGLLKGLAPQPVALVGIDCKWGVELAPFARRLSALACTPEEAAELLDALVDEMTSRYELIRSVQRLTRDTPLESFTSDIWGLDEDMRPVPVVVFIDEVAELFLTATAADEKRRDHMVSQLVRLAQLGRAAGIYLEVCGQRFGAELGKGATALRAQLSGRVSHRVNEETTAKMALGDIGPLAMNAATAIRPDKPGTAVVGVSSGSWSLIRSPFSSLDDAVAACNEHAAMTPHLPSLDAFHPDTTLSALALVADKA; from the coding sequence ATGACCGGCGGACAGATCACCGCGCTGATCGGCTTAGCGCTCGTCGTAGCCGGGTTGGTGCTACTGCGCTGGCAGCGACCGGCCTGGTACTGGGTCGCCTTCGCCGCCCCTGCCAAGCTCGTGCGGATCGTGGCCACCTACCGCTCCGTCATGGAGGCGTGCGGGCTGACCGAGCCTCCGTCCCGCATACGGCTGGCCATCGCGGCGGCCACCAACCGGACCGCGACCCGCATGGTCCCCCGCCTCACCCGCTTCCGGATCACCGCGAACGGCATGGTGCTGCGGATCAGGCTTCGGCCGGGCCAGGAAGTACGGGACTTCCAGACCGCCACGGAACGGCTCCGTCACTCCTGGCGGGCCCACGGTGTCCACATCAAGGCGCTCAAGCCGGGCTGGCTGCAAATCCGGATCATCGGCTACGACGTACTGCGGCGAGTCGTCATGCCACGTACGGCCGTACCCGACCTGCTCGCCGTTCCGGTCGCACTTCGCGCCGACGGAGGCGTACAGATACGGGACTTCCGCACCATCGCCCACGAGTTGGTGATCGGCGCCACCGAGTCCGGCAAGTCCGTATACCTGCGCGGACTGCTCAAGGGCCTCGCTCCACAGCCGGTCGCCCTGGTCGGCATCGACTGCAAGTGGGGTGTCGAACTGGCCCCGTTCGCCCGCCGTCTGTCGGCACTCGCCTGTACGCCGGAAGAAGCCGCGGAACTGCTCGACGCCCTGGTCGACGAGATGACCAGCCGCTACGAACTGATCCGCTCGGTTCAGCGGCTGACGCGGGATACGCCGTTGGAGTCGTTCACCTCCGACATCTGGGGGCTCGATGAGGACATGCGGCCGGTGCCGGTCGTGGTGTTCATCGACGAGGTGGCCGAGCTGTTCCTGACGGCCACGGCCGCCGACGAGAAGCGGCGGGATCACATGGTGTCCCAGCTCGTACGTCTCGCTCAGCTCGGCCGGGCCGCCGGCATCTACCTGGAGGTCTGCGGCCAGCGTTTCGGCGCGGAACTCGGCAAGGGAGCCACCGCGCTGCGTGCCCAGCTCAGCGGCCGGGTCTCGCACCGGGTCAACGAGGAAACGACGGCCAAGATGGCACTCGGCGACATTGGCCCGCTCGCGATGAACGCCGCGACCGCGATACGGCCCGACAAGCCGGGGACCGCCGTGGTCGGTGTCTCCTCCGGTAGCTGGTCGCTGATCCGCAGCCCGTTCAGCAGCCTCGATGACGCTGTGGCGGCCTGCAACGAGCACGCGGCCATGACGCCGCACCTCCCGTCGCTCGACGCGTTCCACCCGGACACCACGCTGTCCGCGCTGGCGCTCGTCGCCGACAAGGCGTGA
- a CDS encoding GntR family transcriptional regulator: protein MGTSVGGGKAVPRYLQIADEIVQQIRAGVLKPGDMVPSESELVERYGVSGGTIRKAMVEVRASGLVETRHGKGSIVKDRPPVRLRSSDRFRASHRRGGKAAYLAESEQSGATAKVSVLYIGPMEAPEDIAERLGVEAGTQVLARRRLYFRNGTPVETASSYLPWDVVKDIPELFAENPGPGGIYARLEDYGHTFTEFVETLTARAAAKAEASELALSPGAPVVHLIRNAVTTEGRVVEVCDTLMAADQFVFQYRIPAAD from the coding sequence ATGGGAACTTCGGTAGGAGGTGGCAAGGCCGTACCCCGATACCTACAGATCGCTGACGAGATCGTTCAGCAGATCCGGGCAGGCGTCCTGAAGCCTGGTGACATGGTGCCGAGTGAGTCGGAGCTGGTGGAGCGCTACGGCGTCTCCGGCGGAACGATTCGCAAGGCCATGGTGGAGGTCCGGGCCAGTGGGCTCGTCGAGACCCGCCACGGCAAGGGCTCGATCGTGAAGGACCGGCCGCCCGTACGACTGCGGTCTTCGGACCGGTTCCGAGCGTCCCATCGTCGGGGCGGCAAGGCCGCGTACCTCGCCGAGTCCGAGCAGTCCGGGGCGACCGCCAAGGTGAGCGTTCTGTACATCGGTCCCATGGAGGCCCCCGAGGACATCGCTGAGCGACTTGGCGTCGAGGCCGGCACCCAGGTGCTCGCCCGACGGCGCCTGTACTTCCGCAACGGCACCCCGGTCGAGACTGCCTCGTCGTACCTTCCGTGGGACGTGGTCAAGGACATCCCCGAGCTGTTCGCCGAGAACCCCGGCCCTGGTGGCATCTACGCCCGGCTCGAAGACTACGGCCACACCTTCACCGAGTTCGTTGAGACACTCACGGCCCGGGCAGCCGCCAAGGCTGAGGCGTCCGAACTGGCCCTGAGCCCCGGTGCACCAGTGGTCCACCTGATCCGCAACGCGGTCACGACCGAAGGTCGTGTGGTGGAGGTCTGCGACACGCTCATGGCCGCTGACCAGTTCGTTTTCCAGTACCGGATCCCTGCCGCCGACTGA
- a CDS encoding NUDIX hydrolase has product MLLYMSTGSQQHKSTPLHSVSVAGAVVREDGRLLAIRRADNGTWELPGGVLELAESPEEGVAREVLEETGIRVEVDELTGVYKNTARGIVALVFRCKPSGGTERTSAESLAVDWLTPEEITERMSEVYAVRLLDALDGDGPHVRSHDGKHLSPAR; this is encoded by the coding sequence ATGCTCCTGTACATGAGTACGGGTTCCCAGCAACACAAGTCAACGCCGCTGCACTCCGTGTCCGTGGCGGGAGCGGTGGTGCGGGAGGACGGGCGGCTCCTGGCGATCCGGCGCGCGGACAACGGGACTTGGGAGCTGCCGGGTGGAGTGCTGGAACTGGCGGAGTCGCCGGAAGAAGGCGTAGCCCGCGAGGTCTTGGAAGAGACCGGCATCCGCGTCGAGGTCGACGAGCTGACCGGCGTCTACAAGAACACGGCTCGGGGCATCGTCGCCCTGGTGTTCCGCTGCAAGCCCTCCGGGGGCACCGAACGCACGTCGGCAGAATCGCTGGCAGTCGACTGGCTCACGCCCGAAGAGATCACCGAGCGGATGTCCGAGGTCTACGCAGTCCGGCTGCTGGACGCCCTGGACGGGGATGGCCCTCACGTCCGAAGCCACGACGGCAAGCACCTCAGCCCAGCGCGGTAG
- a CDS encoding DUF5677 domain-containing protein produces MDPEESALLRYAAGKVNSAIANGEFTADDDDRVSATLLSAMAEAVSNSTEITPADHKWFQRRIHKRRHSGAAYMGKVRRSLLKRWGRGLRLYDQTLIAAEVLNEALEDCIGAWILSDDCAQPEKLLGVEGAMGGRSLKCILMLSLQSRACSVAHEIRLLAERGFPEGVMARSRSLHEFAVIAAALSSLGLVDTSVSDRYGAWTVAEARKADRVIAGQGGTPEPRGQSGAELETRAEATWGSDFFKQNAWATPLFPNRRPPIPFVDIEKHVGMDHMRSYYLAGNEAIHAGPSALTDRTRFRNGSIFPVSSEVQHETVRHFLAVALISLTDVSIEACKAVASITQDFDLMFAVKVISDASEEAVEEFRQGGMRP; encoded by the coding sequence GTGGATCCGGAAGAGTCCGCACTTCTTCGCTATGCGGCAGGAAAGGTGAATTCGGCGATCGCCAATGGCGAATTTACCGCAGACGATGACGATCGGGTTTCGGCAACTTTGCTGTCCGCCATGGCGGAGGCTGTAAGTAACTCCACTGAGATTACGCCCGCTGATCACAAATGGTTTCAGCGTCGCATTCATAAGCGCCGTCATTCTGGCGCTGCCTACATGGGGAAGGTGCGGCGCTCTCTTTTGAAGCGATGGGGGCGCGGTCTACGGCTCTACGATCAGACGCTCATCGCAGCCGAAGTATTGAACGAGGCGCTCGAAGACTGTATCGGAGCCTGGATTCTAAGCGATGACTGTGCCCAGCCGGAAAAGCTGTTAGGCGTCGAGGGCGCTATGGGCGGGCGCAGCTTGAAATGCATCCTTATGCTGTCGCTGCAATCTCGGGCATGCTCGGTGGCCCACGAGATTCGCTTGCTGGCGGAACGAGGCTTCCCTGAAGGGGTTATGGCCAGAAGTAGAAGTCTGCATGAGTTCGCGGTGATTGCCGCCGCGCTCTCTTCACTCGGCCTGGTCGACACCTCAGTTTCTGACAGGTACGGCGCATGGACAGTGGCGGAGGCCCGGAAGGCAGATCGCGTTATTGCGGGGCAAGGAGGCACGCCGGAGCCGCGGGGACAGTCGGGTGCGGAGCTGGAAACTCGGGCAGAGGCCACCTGGGGCAGTGACTTCTTCAAACAGAACGCTTGGGCGACTCCCTTGTTTCCGAACAGGCGGCCCCCCATCCCGTTCGTTGATATCGAAAAGCATGTAGGCATGGACCACATGCGTAGCTACTACCTGGCAGGTAACGAAGCAATTCACGCTGGCCCTTCCGCACTCACTGACCGTACACGGTTTCGTAACGGATCAATCTTCCCGGTCAGTAGCGAGGTCCAGCATGAGACGGTTCGGCACTTCTTGGCTGTCGCCTTGATTTCGCTGACGGATGTCAGTATCGAAGCATGTAAAGCGGTTGCCTCTATTACGCAAGATTTCGACCTCATGTTCGCTGTAAAGGTGATATCTGACGCGTCTGAAGAGGCGGTTGAAGAGTTTAGGCAAGGCGGGATGAGGCCATAG